A part of Bacillus rossius redtenbacheri isolate Brsri chromosome 1, Brsri_v3, whole genome shotgun sequence genomic DNA contains:
- the LOC134528136 gene encoding uncharacterized protein LOC134528136 has protein sequence MRKWVVFLWGALLAAVANSDASYASAYGYNDNRDYYNYNPRGYDSGYGNRLDSGGYAGWDSYGSRDYYGGGKAGYGGSWGGGYGGYRPSGSYYDSRRGYEGAGGYGNGYSYGLGSRYGGGGYGGAGGGYGGYRPGNSYYDYDSYKPARNDYVGGSRYYGGSYEPHYYGGGYGGGGYSGGYGGSGGYGGSGGYGGSGGYGGSGYGSGYGSGYGSGYGGGGSYGQGGYNNYRSGWW, from the exons ATGAGGAAATGG GTGGTGTTCTTGTGGGGAGCTCTGCTCGCTGCAGTAGCCAACTCCGACGCCAGCTACGCCAGCGCGTACGGCTACAACGACAACAGGGACTACTACAACTACAACCCTCGCGGCTACGACTCCGGCTACGGCAACAGGTTGGACTCGGGAGGCTACGCGGGGTGGGACAGCTACGGCAGCAGGGACTACTACGGGGGCGGTAAGGCCGGCTACGGGGGCAGCTGGGGCGGCGGCTACGGCGGCTACCGGCCGTCCGGCTCCTACTACGACTCGCGCAGGGGCTACGAAGGCGCCGGGGGCTACGGCAACGGTTACAGCTATGGCCTTGGCAGCAGGTACGGTGGAGGTGGCTACGGTGGTGCCGGCGGCGGGTACGGCGGCTACCGGCCAGGCAACAGCTACTACGACTACGACAGCTACAAGCCAGCGAGGAACGACTACGTAGGCGGGAGCCGCTACTACGGCGGTAGCTACGAGCCACACTACTATGGCGGCGGCTACGGCGGCGGCGGCTACAGTGGTGGCTACGGCGGTAGTGGTGGCTACGGTGGTAGTGGTGGCTACGGCGGTAGTGGCGGCTACGGCGGCAGTGGCTACGGAAGTGGCTACGGCAGCGGCTACGGTAGTGGCTACGGTGGTGGTGGGAGCTACGGCCAGGGCGGTTACAACAACTACCGTTCCGGCTGGTGGTGA